In Vespula pensylvanica isolate Volc-1 chromosome 16, ASM1446617v1, whole genome shotgun sequence, the following proteins share a genomic window:
- the LOC122634949 gene encoding uncharacterized protein LOC122634949 isoform X2: MAFFQLVIKAHRLEKLRRKYEEEKLESIEVSKGAKHLTWRQKFRHKKLRCKRKVKNFWRKITSFPEDSWLHKKAVLLRTDGTFENYILKSIFGFIGGVILTYIFFMFFVIQLNFSLTSATFLCSIIGVILTLGLSFSYGVRCVVFLLLPQFFSKRGRQALIAYAFILTLTGPAKNTLRNINVLTESLACGQEMLKAAVKSVLDLIKEPFYALKEAIMKVTKAVRIIVSKIKQTFIAIKRIVLGIVRVITAVFQWLGSIISICNKKLGTPFERCQRVFEGAVADCRAKLGPIFGGICDLTYIVSALCWVVKPLDFICMLVSYVADVIVGAVKKKIRRFTRHMKTMFYVKIKFSHSFHFEMNKTQTIHDIATNISAEIRSRTNRFIAVFDWVNCLTAFFIFFMLLRVLHYRHKWLTSERYNNRYITNNIRTIDLIRARQDKETILPLNHRERNRYVSLSSVKLIKTERVKLAKSATFLSLTSVKICIYIIMDYSLYWILDTIRYHGRIQTQIDQPNSVGIYVSGTGFLAELYRSIIKAFTPHVKDIEINTVPCLPDPIPPSFDGYIRILTLIILCWMMIIFEPYSFRLREVVMCQYYPDRAKQRAAWLYNHIMRSRGSFVKFARRQLRRKFGINGETIERVTFKQRVMAVFPFLNKLFPQKEQACILCGAVQRDDINPHIKCPTPDCVGLFCLQCFADLQNTCTICRSPLEYGDLSDMSEEIDSSDDQLRIVHEKRLKLAEAERRRREREKIDIKEISKKREEAKIEKSFETIDIEEESDEQEFEEYEESSSTSVYSYSYQDDLTREPEIYERKLPFKDLEAQKLRDDVTIQIFNEPIARSIMLSSDTTPSCFVVRAHRKVRSRLKKKSRSSFSHKYCYSSTSIIDSDYWPSDEVNEDEVIHIEVNDGSKELLIKDKCEDGKSYSRVRRIMAALLRIPWIGRRGRKGLQPRRPSLIKRVVKMLNVRRSKSPVRTYRRIRTKRSDVEDISISSSPSSFSNDDDNDGSRLICKHRSTKDSLRPRRTRCRVDWEDPEDIIRAKDYKERKIICPAKVDDTNWQYPCEKKFVTKDLPRHLETISKYTSYHEIDETADSQPSYRCVRKGDDINILSDAKTSSTCQRTATWNIVGEDESQNFNPPRFERKCVRVGVIKNDQDSMTISEKTEKVPVHKEESDTNDQIRVDDKEKRKKGVAKSEDRKKVKGLQLYDTLAGLELYGTKDERRKPDKRKTAIHPREKTVDKVDVGTDSRDQSRAMQTKLVKCRPDKKDERKKCQKSKEICCTVARPTESKERRWKKCIEEYKKHKRHKKKRPSDFEIKCYRKKRSFKDTLMMLDKLYAKRKDCKKDRTKRKYTCDESHQFPEDERRGYVHESLYPKENQRQLISGFIPIMYPEHMQTCKPFHDFYERDRERISKQEETSDVGSIFQQYSSRVCQREPHVDRLRYFDEECYGSCQHEDDQTDVSSHREYYSDDNDEDITTCTDNKNSSSESLSSSFERSREDACRYKENIHYTEKSRESFQPPMLRKYLPMYQRSELIEELKEHDRMRLIREKEAVRCVTSNPLDSRKLSFAAKMQESQTLSETFVDCDREKPQNPLTQAARNEKLPYQETKAFKEVTKEFRKRTLCTKRDENVRETEPLISQSRNADKSKEVKQLFPPNQKNRKSNFVSNITNRIMNAFKSTHRKKGAKKSSQVREMSSTVYEQPCRRHLSDVSFSADDTTDNNDETW; this comes from the exons ATGGCTTTTTTCCAATTGGTAATAAAAGCCCATCGCCTTGAAAAACTTCGTCGTAaatacgaggaagaaaaattggaATCGATCGAGGTCTCAAAGGGTGCCAAGCATTTGACTTGGAGGCAAAAATTTCGTCATAAGAAATTGCG atgtaaaagaaaagtgaaaaactTTTGGAGAAAGATAACCAGCTTCCCAGAAGATTCCTGGCTTCATAAAAAAGCAGTTCTTTTACGTACCGATGGTacctttgaaaattatattttaaaaagtatttttggATTTATTGGAGGCGTTATTCTcacttatatattctttatgttCTTCgttatacaattaaatttcTCGCTTACATCGGCAACTTTCTTGTGCTCGATTATTGGAGTAATATTGACTTTGGGTTTATCATTTTCCTACGGGGTTAG ATGcgtcgtatttttattattaccacAGTTCTTTTCTAAACGTGGTCGGCAAGCTTTAATTGCCTATGCTTTTATATTGACTCTTACTGGACCAGCAAAAAATACactaagaaatataaatgtacTTACGGAATCTTTGGCTTGTGGTCAg GAAATGTTGAAGGCAGCTGTTAAAAGCGTTTTGGATTTGATAAAGGAACCGTTTTATGCGTTGAAAGAAGCGATCATGAAAGTAACCAAAGCAGTGAGAATTATCGTATCAAAAATCAAACAAACTTTTATTgctataaaaagaattgttcTTGGTATAG TCAGAGTAATAACCGCAGTTTTTCAATGGCTTGGAAGTATTATAAGTATATGCAATAAAAAGTTAGGCACGCCTTTTGAAAGATGTCAAAGAGTATTCGAAGGTGCCGTTGCCGATTGTAGAGCTAAACTTGGTCCGATTTTTGGTGGGATTTGTGATTTGACGTATATCGTAAGTGCTCTTTGTTGGGTAGTTAAACCATTGGATTTTATATGCATGCTGGTTTCATACGTTGCTGACGTCATAGTCGGCGCtgtaaagaaaa aaaTTCGAAGATTCACCAGACACATGAAGACTATGTTCTACGTAAAAATCAAGTTTTcacattcttttcatttcgaaatgaACAAAACTCAAACTATACACGATATTGCTACGAATATTTCTGCTGAGATCAGATCAAGGACTAATAGATTTATAGCGGTTTTCGATTGGGTGAATTGTCTAACagctttctttatatttttcatgttgCTGAG agtTTTACATTATCGACACAAATGGTTAACGAGCGAGAGATATAACAACAGATATATTACCAATAATATTCGTACAATCGATCTGATAAGAGCGCGACAGGACAAAGAAACGATTTTGCCGTTGAATCATCGCGAAAGAAATCGTTATGTATCATTGTCGTCggtcaaattaattaaaactgaGAGGGTCAAGTTAGCAAAATCAGCGACGTTTTTGAGCTTGACTTCGgtcaaaatttgtatttatataataatggatTATAGCCTTTATTGGATACTCGATACTATCAGATATCACGGACGAATACAAACGCAG ATCGATCAGCCAAACTCCGTTGGTATATACGTTTCAGGAACTGGTTTTCTCGCAGAACTTTACAGAAGTATTATAAAGGCATTTACTCCGCACGTTAAAGACATCGAAATCAATACGGTCCCATGTCTCCCAGATCCAATACCTCCAAGTTTCGATGGATATATAAGAATCCTAACTCTGATCATTTTATGTTGGATGATGATAATCTTCGAACCCTATAGTTTTCGACTGAGAGAAGTTGTGATGTGTCAGTATTATCCCGATAGAGCGAAGCAAAGAGCAGCGTGGCTTTACAATCATATAATGCg ttCGAGAGGAAGTTTCGTTAAATTCGCGAGACGGCAGTTACGTCGAAAATTTGGTATCAATGGAGAAACTATAGAAAGGGTTACTTTCAAGCAACGTGTAATGgctgtctttccttttttaaacaaattattccCGCAAAAGGAACAAGCTTGTATTTTGTGCGGTGCCGTTCAACGCGATGATATTAATCCACATATTAAATGTCCGACACCAGATTGCGTTGGATTATTTTGCTTGCAGTGTTTCGCAGATTTACAGAATACCTGTACGATTTGTCGATCGCCTCTGGAATACGGAGATTTGTCGGATATGAGCGAAGAAAT AGATTCCTCCGACGATCAATTACGAATTGTTcacgaaaaaagattaaaattggCCGAAgctgaaagaagaaggagggaaagagagaaaatagatattaaagaaatttcgaagaaGCGAGAGGAAGCGAAAATcgagaaatcgttcgaaacgatcgatatagaAGAGGAATCGGATGAACAGGAGTTCGAAGAGTACGAAGAGAGTAGTTCTACATCGGTTTACAGTTATA GCTATCAAGATGATTTAACGCGGGAACCGGAGATTTATGAACGAAAACTTCCATTCAAGGATCTTGAAGCTCAAAAACTACGAGATGATGTTACTATTCAG ATATTCAACGAGCCAATTGCAAGAAGCATAATGTTAAGCAGTGATACAACGCCGTCTTGTTTCGTCGTTAGAGCACATAGAAAAGTTCGTAGCAGGTTAAAAAAGAAGTCTCGTTCGTCGTTTTCtcataaatattgttattcgTCGACGTCGATAATAGACTCGGATTATTGGCCAAGTGATGAAGTAAACGAGGACGAAGTGATACATATAGAAGTCAATGATGGCTCGAAGGAGTTGCTTATAAAGGATAAGTGCGAAGATGGGAAAAGTTATAGCCGCGTAAGACGAATTATGGCAGCTCTACTAAGAATTCCTTGGATCGGTAGACGT ggaagaaaaggatTACAACCAAGGAGACCATCTTTGATAAAACGAGTCGTTAAAATGCTGAACGTAAGAAGATCTAAATCGCCTGTACGAACGTACAGACGCATAAGAACTAAGAGAAGTGACGTCGAAGATATATCAATATCATCGTCGCCATCTTCGTTCAGtaacgacgatgataacgatggaTCACGTTTAATATGCAAACATCGATCGACAAAGGATAGTCTCAGACCTAGAAGAACTCGGTGCCGTGTAGACTGGGAAGATCCTGAAGATATCATTCGTGCTAAGGATTATAAAGAACGCAAAATTATTTGTCCTGCAAAAGTAGATGATACCAATTGGCAATATCCttgtgaaaagaaatttgttacaAAGGATTTACCGAG ACACTTGGAAACAATTTCGAAGTATACGTCTTATCATGAAATCGATGAAACTGCGGATTCACAACCATCGTATAGATGCGTTCGTAAGGGagacgatataaatatattatcagaCGCGAAAACGTCATCGACTTGTCAAAGAACGGCTACTTGGAACATCGTTGGTGAAGATGAATCACAA AATTTTAATCCTCCACGATTTGAACGTAAATGCGTGAGAGTAGGAGTGATCAAGAATGATCAAGATTCAATGACGATATCAGAAAAAACTGAGAAAGTTCCAGTGCATAAAGAAGAGAGTGATACGAACGATCAAATTAGAGTggacgataaagaaaaaaggaagaaaggagttGCAAAATCGGAGGAtcggaaaaaagtaaaaggattACAATTATACGATACATTGGCAGGTCTAGAATTGTATGGAACTaaagacgagagaagaaaaccagataaaagaaaaactgctATTCATCCTCGAGAAAAAACTGTTGATAAAGTTGACGTAGGAACTGATTCACGAGACCAAAGTAGAGCTATGCAGACGAAGCTGGTAAAATGTCGGCCAGATAAAaaagacgaacgaaagaaatgccaaaagtcgaaagaaatttgttgCACAGTGGCCAGACCTACCGAATCGAAGGAACGACGATGGAAAAAGTGtatagaagaatataaaaaacataaaag GCACAAAAAGAAACGTCCAAGCGATTTTGAGATTAAATGTTATCGAAAGAAACGCAGCTTTAAAGATACATTAATGATGTTGGATAAACTAtatgcgaaaagaaaagattgcaAGAAGGATAGAACGAAGCGTAAATA caCTTGCGACGAATCACACCAATTTCctgaagatgaaagaagaggTTACGTTCATGAAAGCCTTTatccaaaagaaaatcaaagacaATTAATTTCTGGTTTCATACCCATAATGTATCCCGAACATATGCAAACTTGCAAACCCTTTCACGATTTCTACGAGAGAGATCGTGAAAGGATATCAAAGCAGGAAGAAACTAGCGACGTTGGATCAATTTTTCAGCAATACAGTTCACGAGTTTGTCAACGTGAACCACACGTCGATAGATTGCGATATTTTGACGAAGAATGTTACGGTAGTTGTCAACATGAAGATGATCAAACCGATGTCAGCAGTCATCGAGA ATATTATTCAGACGATAATGATGAAGATATTACTACGTGTACGGACAATAAAAACAGTTCTTCGGAAAGCTTATCCTCAAGTTTTGAAAGAAGTAGAGAAGATGCGTGtcgttataaagaaaatattcattacaCCGAGAAATCCCGAGAAAGCTTTCAACCTCCTATgctgagaaaatatttacctaTGTATCAAAGATCAGAATTGATCGAAGAATTGAAGGAACACGATAGAATGAGATTaataagggaaaaagaagcTGTAAGATGTGTTACATCGAATCCCTTAGACTCTAGGAAGCTATCGTTCGCCGCTAAGATGCAGGAAAGCCAAACTTTGAGCGAAACTTTTGTGGATTGTGATCGTGAAAAACCA CAAAATCCATTAACACAAGCGGCAAGAAACGAAAAACTTCCTTATCAAGAGACCAAAGCATTCAAAGAAGTAACAAAGGAATTTCGTAAACGAACTCTCTGCACAAAGAGGGATGAAAATGTTCGAGAAACCGAACCTTTGATCTCACAATCTAGAAATGCTGATAAATCTAAAGAAGTCAAGCAATTGTTTCCTCCCAATCAAAAAAATCGGAAATCCAACTTCGTTTCTAATATCACCAACAGAATAATGAATGCatttaaa TCAACGCATCGCAAAAAAGGTGCGAAGAAAAGTTCACAAGTTCGTGAAATGTCTTCGACTGTTTACG
- the LOC122634949 gene encoding uncharacterized protein LOC122634949 isoform X1 yields MKTMFYVKIKFSHSFHFEMNKTQTIHDIATNISAEIRSRTNRFIAVFDWVNCLTAFFIFFMLLRVLHYRHKWLTSERYNNRYITNNIRTIDLIRARQDKETILPLNHRERNRYVSLSSVKLIKTERVKLAKSATFLSLTSVKICIYIIMDYSLYWILDTIRYHGRIQTQIDQPNSVGIYVSGTGFLAELYRSIIKAFTPHVKDIEINTVPCLPDPIPPSFDGYIRILTLIILCWMMIIFEPYSFRLREVVMCQYYPDRAKQRAAWLYNHIMRSRGSFVKFARRQLRRKFGINGETIERVTFKQRVMAVFPFLNKLFPQKEQACILCGAVQRDDINPHIKCPTPDCVGLFCLQCFADLQNTCTICRSPLEYGDLSDMSEEIDSSDDQLRIVHEKRLKLAEAERRRREREKIDIKEISKKREEAKIEKSFETIDIEEESDEQEFEEYEESSSTSVYSYSYQDDLTREPEIYERKLPFKDLEAQKLRDDVTIQIFNEPIARSIMLSSDTTPSCFVVRAHRKVRSRLKKKSRSSFSHKYCYSSTSIIDSDYWPSDEVNEDEVIHIEVNDGSKELLIKDKCEDGKSYSRVRRIMAALLRIPWIGRRGRKGLQPRRPSLIKRVVKMLNVRRSKSPVRTYRRIRTKRSDVEDISISSSPSSFSNDDDNDGSRLICKHRSTKDSLRPRRTRCRVDWEDPEDIIRAKDYKERKIICPAKVDDTNWQYPCEKKFVTKDLPRHLETISKYTSYHEIDETADSQPSYRCVRKGDDINILSDAKTSSTCQRTATWNIVGEDESQNFNPPRFERKCVRVGVIKNDQDSMTISEKTEKVPVHKEESDTNDQIRVDDKEKRKKGVAKSEDRKKVKGLQLYDTLAGLELYGTKDERRKPDKRKTAIHPREKTVDKVDVGTDSRDQSRAMQTKLVKCRPDKKDERKKCQKSKEICCTVARPTESKERRWKKCIEEYKKHKRHKKKRPSDFEIKCYRKKRSFKDTLMMLDKLYAKRKDCKKDRTKRKYTCDESHQFPEDERRGYVHESLYPKENQRQLISGFIPIMYPEHMQTCKPFHDFYERDRERISKQEETSDVGSIFQQYSSRVCQREPHVDRLRYFDEECYGSCQHEDDQTDVSSHREYYSDDNDEDITTCTDNKNSSSESLSSSFERSREDACRYKENIHYTEKSRESFQPPMLRKYLPMYQRSELIEELKEHDRMRLIREKEAVRCVTSNPLDSRKLSFAAKMQESQTLSETFVDCDREKPQNPLTQAARNEKLPYQETKAFKEVTKEFRKRTLCTKRDENVRETEPLISQSRNADKSKEVKQLFPPNQKNRKSNFVSNITNRIMNAFKSTHRKKGAKKSSQVREMSSTVYEQPCRRHLSDVSFSADDTTDNNDETW; encoded by the exons ATGAAGACTATGTTCTACGTAAAAATCAAGTTTTcacattcttttcatttcgaaatgaACAAAACTCAAACTATACACGATATTGCTACGAATATTTCTGCTGAGATCAGATCAAGGACTAATAGATTTATAGCGGTTTTCGATTGGGTGAATTGTCTAACagctttctttatatttttcatgttgCTGAG agtTTTACATTATCGACACAAATGGTTAACGAGCGAGAGATATAACAACAGATATATTACCAATAATATTCGTACAATCGATCTGATAAGAGCGCGACAGGACAAAGAAACGATTTTGCCGTTGAATCATCGCGAAAGAAATCGTTATGTATCATTGTCGTCggtcaaattaattaaaactgaGAGGGTCAAGTTAGCAAAATCAGCGACGTTTTTGAGCTTGACTTCGgtcaaaatttgtatttatataataatggatTATAGCCTTTATTGGATACTCGATACTATCAGATATCACGGACGAATACAAACGCAG ATCGATCAGCCAAACTCCGTTGGTATATACGTTTCAGGAACTGGTTTTCTCGCAGAACTTTACAGAAGTATTATAAAGGCATTTACTCCGCACGTTAAAGACATCGAAATCAATACGGTCCCATGTCTCCCAGATCCAATACCTCCAAGTTTCGATGGATATATAAGAATCCTAACTCTGATCATTTTATGTTGGATGATGATAATCTTCGAACCCTATAGTTTTCGACTGAGAGAAGTTGTGATGTGTCAGTATTATCCCGATAGAGCGAAGCAAAGAGCAGCGTGGCTTTACAATCATATAATGCg ttCGAGAGGAAGTTTCGTTAAATTCGCGAGACGGCAGTTACGTCGAAAATTTGGTATCAATGGAGAAACTATAGAAAGGGTTACTTTCAAGCAACGTGTAATGgctgtctttccttttttaaacaaattattccCGCAAAAGGAACAAGCTTGTATTTTGTGCGGTGCCGTTCAACGCGATGATATTAATCCACATATTAAATGTCCGACACCAGATTGCGTTGGATTATTTTGCTTGCAGTGTTTCGCAGATTTACAGAATACCTGTACGATTTGTCGATCGCCTCTGGAATACGGAGATTTGTCGGATATGAGCGAAGAAAT AGATTCCTCCGACGATCAATTACGAATTGTTcacgaaaaaagattaaaattggCCGAAgctgaaagaagaaggagggaaagagagaaaatagatattaaagaaatttcgaagaaGCGAGAGGAAGCGAAAATcgagaaatcgttcgaaacgatcgatatagaAGAGGAATCGGATGAACAGGAGTTCGAAGAGTACGAAGAGAGTAGTTCTACATCGGTTTACAGTTATA GCTATCAAGATGATTTAACGCGGGAACCGGAGATTTATGAACGAAAACTTCCATTCAAGGATCTTGAAGCTCAAAAACTACGAGATGATGTTACTATTCAG ATATTCAACGAGCCAATTGCAAGAAGCATAATGTTAAGCAGTGATACAACGCCGTCTTGTTTCGTCGTTAGAGCACATAGAAAAGTTCGTAGCAGGTTAAAAAAGAAGTCTCGTTCGTCGTTTTCtcataaatattgttattcgTCGACGTCGATAATAGACTCGGATTATTGGCCAAGTGATGAAGTAAACGAGGACGAAGTGATACATATAGAAGTCAATGATGGCTCGAAGGAGTTGCTTATAAAGGATAAGTGCGAAGATGGGAAAAGTTATAGCCGCGTAAGACGAATTATGGCAGCTCTACTAAGAATTCCTTGGATCGGTAGACGT ggaagaaaaggatTACAACCAAGGAGACCATCTTTGATAAAACGAGTCGTTAAAATGCTGAACGTAAGAAGATCTAAATCGCCTGTACGAACGTACAGACGCATAAGAACTAAGAGAAGTGACGTCGAAGATATATCAATATCATCGTCGCCATCTTCGTTCAGtaacgacgatgataacgatggaTCACGTTTAATATGCAAACATCGATCGACAAAGGATAGTCTCAGACCTAGAAGAACTCGGTGCCGTGTAGACTGGGAAGATCCTGAAGATATCATTCGTGCTAAGGATTATAAAGAACGCAAAATTATTTGTCCTGCAAAAGTAGATGATACCAATTGGCAATATCCttgtgaaaagaaatttgttacaAAGGATTTACCGAG ACACTTGGAAACAATTTCGAAGTATACGTCTTATCATGAAATCGATGAAACTGCGGATTCACAACCATCGTATAGATGCGTTCGTAAGGGagacgatataaatatattatcagaCGCGAAAACGTCATCGACTTGTCAAAGAACGGCTACTTGGAACATCGTTGGTGAAGATGAATCACAA AATTTTAATCCTCCACGATTTGAACGTAAATGCGTGAGAGTAGGAGTGATCAAGAATGATCAAGATTCAATGACGATATCAGAAAAAACTGAGAAAGTTCCAGTGCATAAAGAAGAGAGTGATACGAACGATCAAATTAGAGTggacgataaagaaaaaaggaagaaaggagttGCAAAATCGGAGGAtcggaaaaaagtaaaaggattACAATTATACGATACATTGGCAGGTCTAGAATTGTATGGAACTaaagacgagagaagaaaaccagataaaagaaaaactgctATTCATCCTCGAGAAAAAACTGTTGATAAAGTTGACGTAGGAACTGATTCACGAGACCAAAGTAGAGCTATGCAGACGAAGCTGGTAAAATGTCGGCCAGATAAAaaagacgaacgaaagaaatgccaaaagtcgaaagaaatttgttgCACAGTGGCCAGACCTACCGAATCGAAGGAACGACGATGGAAAAAGTGtatagaagaatataaaaaacataaaag GCACAAAAAGAAACGTCCAAGCGATTTTGAGATTAAATGTTATCGAAAGAAACGCAGCTTTAAAGATACATTAATGATGTTGGATAAACTAtatgcgaaaagaaaagattgcaAGAAGGATAGAACGAAGCGTAAATA caCTTGCGACGAATCACACCAATTTCctgaagatgaaagaagaggTTACGTTCATGAAAGCCTTTatccaaaagaaaatcaaagacaATTAATTTCTGGTTTCATACCCATAATGTATCCCGAACATATGCAAACTTGCAAACCCTTTCACGATTTCTACGAGAGAGATCGTGAAAGGATATCAAAGCAGGAAGAAACTAGCGACGTTGGATCAATTTTTCAGCAATACAGTTCACGAGTTTGTCAACGTGAACCACACGTCGATAGATTGCGATATTTTGACGAAGAATGTTACGGTAGTTGTCAACATGAAGATGATCAAACCGATGTCAGCAGTCATCGAGA ATATTATTCAGACGATAATGATGAAGATATTACTACGTGTACGGACAATAAAAACAGTTCTTCGGAAAGCTTATCCTCAAGTTTTGAAAGAAGTAGAGAAGATGCGTGtcgttataaagaaaatattcattacaCCGAGAAATCCCGAGAAAGCTTTCAACCTCCTATgctgagaaaatatttacctaTGTATCAAAGATCAGAATTGATCGAAGAATTGAAGGAACACGATAGAATGAGATTaataagggaaaaagaagcTGTAAGATGTGTTACATCGAATCCCTTAGACTCTAGGAAGCTATCGTTCGCCGCTAAGATGCAGGAAAGCCAAACTTTGAGCGAAACTTTTGTGGATTGTGATCGTGAAAAACCA CAAAATCCATTAACACAAGCGGCAAGAAACGAAAAACTTCCTTATCAAGAGACCAAAGCATTCAAAGAAGTAACAAAGGAATTTCGTAAACGAACTCTCTGCACAAAGAGGGATGAAAATGTTCGAGAAACCGAACCTTTGATCTCACAATCTAGAAATGCTGATAAATCTAAAGAAGTCAAGCAATTGTTTCCTCCCAATCAAAAAAATCGGAAATCCAACTTCGTTTCTAATATCACCAACAGAATAATGAATGCatttaaa TCAACGCATCGCAAAAAAGGTGCGAAGAAAAGTTCACAAGTTCGTGAAATGTCTTCGACTGTTTACG